One region of Eupeodes corollae chromosome 1, idEupCoro1.1, whole genome shotgun sequence genomic DNA includes:
- the LOC129951685 gene encoding uncharacterized protein LOC129951685 → MVHSCSLSSCRLPDDDSMVSCERCKRWWHYSCHDFDPSKYDTITPWFCEEEDCVLREEGEVSGVFPSRRDSLPTAASTVDEVEDEINLIIEAAAVAQAAVAHRDKELLELRAELAETKLKLSKVAIVNDHVDSNSISVPKSNLNASKTNKLEIIKKIQANHQALLNSTIGHYQSTPLRQTLSKKPDQPTPPLQETSDQHTRGSDTFSRDQDMANLLTILNRNNVQELPNFSGDNKREWPYFEEVFRCTTIEGRYSSKENVARLRKALKGEAYQLVSDRLKYSSDADAIMDSLRTMFGRYDVLVHDLTSDLLNLPKLTSKCDPKIRLWAVKLNGFVADIKAMNREEDLTNGYVLTNLASRLAAGLYQEWQKRKSVLSRVNFQHFAEFITERVLDLPPDLMKPGGTSEQKKSQSAVITKSSRVLLHQPVSSSASTSPCCKCHKQHSLLQCEEFLALSPDQRQKFAKENFVCFTCLDPSKHQWKACGKKRSCGTDGCNRRHHPLLHMTSSGSNFELNSAAVPFNPQPHFHSSHVGTDVSIMFKIVPIRIYGNGDLFADTYAFLDDGSSLSMIEQDLFVELGLDGHPEQLTLQWTKGVSRIEDSIRTSLSVSGIKSRKRYVLENVYTIKDLGLASQSIDVTRLQSKYPHL, encoded by the coding sequence ATGGTTCACAGTTGCAGTTTGTCCAGTTGTCGTCTACCAGATGATGACTCTATGGTATCTTGTGAAAGGTGTAAGCGCTGGTGGCATTACAGCTGTCACGATTTTGATCCCAGCAAGTACGACACAATAACTCCCTGGTTTTGTGAGGAGGAAGATTGTGTTCTACGAGAAGAGGGTGAAGTTTCAGGTGTGTTTCCAAGTCGCAGAGATTCTTTGCCAACAGCCGCTTCCACAGTAGATGAGGTCgaagatgaaattaatttaatcataGAAGCTGCTGCAGTGGCGCAAGCTGCTGTGGCTCATCGAGACAAGGAACTTTTGGAGTTGCGTGCTGAACTTGCGGAGACCAAGTTGAAGTTGTCAAAGGTCGCTATCGTCAATGATCACGTAGATTCTAACTCCATCAGCGTTCCAAAATCGAATTTAAACGCTTCAAAAACGAACAAgttagaaataattaaaaagatccAGGCTAATCATCAGGCACTTTTGAACAGCACGATTGGACACTACCAGTCTACTCCGTTACGACAAACTCTCTCTAAGAAACCAGACCAGCCTACACCACCGTTGCAAGAAACATCCGATCAGCATACAAGGGGAAGTGATACTTTTTCTCGAGACCAAGATATGGCAAATCTCCTTACTATATTAAATCGCAACAATGTGCAGGAGCTGCCGAATTTCTCAGGTGATAATAAAAGAGAGTGGCCTTACTTTGAAGAGGTTTTTAGATGTACCACGATCGAGGGGAGATACAGCTCTAAAGAAAATGTTGCACGTTTGCGTAAGGCATTAAAGGGAGAGGCCTATCAACTTGTAAGCGACCGTCTCAAATACTCATCTGATGCTGATGCGATAATGGATTCACTCCGCACCATGTTTGGTCGCTATGACGTCTTGGTTCACGACTTGACTTCGGATTTATTAAACCTCCCGAAGCTCACTTCGAAGTGTGATCCCAAGATTCGTTTATGGGCAGTAAAGCTCAACGGATTTGTCGCAGATATCAAAGCGATGAATAGAGAAGAAGACCTTACAAATGGATATGTTCTCACTAACCTAGCTTCTAGGTTAGCTGCAGGGCTTTACCAAGAATGGCAAAAGAGAAAATCAGTATTGTCAAGagttaattttcaacattttgctgagtttatcaCGGAAAGGGTTCTCGATTTACCTCCTGATCTGATGAAACCTGGTGGAACTTCAGAGCAAAAAAAATCACAGTCAGCTGTTATCACGAAATCTTCTCGAGTCCTTTTACATCAACCTGTTTCTTCATCTGCGTCAACCAGCCCATGTTGTAAGTGCCACAAACAACATTCTTTGCTTCAGTGCGAAGAGTTTTTAGCTTTGTCCCCAGATCAGAGGCAGAAATTCGCTAAGGAGAACTTTGTATGTTTCACATGCCTGGACCCATCGAAACACCAGTGGAAAGCATGTGGGAAAAAAAGATCGTGTGGTACTGACGGTTGCAACCGACGTCACCACCCGCTGCTGCACATGACATCAAGTGGCAGCAACTTCGAGTTAAATTCAGCTGCAGTTCCGTTCAATCCACAACCGCATTTCCACTCATCCCATGTTGGAACCGATGTCTCAATCATGTTCAAGATAGTCCCAATAAGGATTTATGGTAATGGAGACTTGTTTGCGGATACTTACGCTTTTCTGGATGATGGATCATCATTGTCGATGATTGAGCAGGATCTCTTTGTTGAACTTGGGCTGGATGGACATCCCGAACAACTAACGTTGCAGTGGACGAAAGGGGTGTCTCGGATTGAAGATTCTATACGTACTTCTTTGTCTGTGTCTGGCATTAAGAGTCGTAAGCGGTATGTATTAGAGAATGTTTACACCATCAAGGATCTAGGACTTGCTAGTCAGTCTATTGATGTTACCCGTTTACAAAGCAAATATCCCCATCTTTGA
- the LOC129951680 gene encoding uncharacterized protein LOC129951680: MEEVDLHDLVQLHFTTEEFGVMPPKGELRSREVSRSFDIMERSLKLVDRQYEIGLLWDSDDVKLSDSYDVAFKRLIGLEKSLRKKPHLLEWQNNYFRDLISKGYARIASKEDLEKDWPRVWYAPTFIIVNPNKFPPKPRCVADVAAKVNGISLNTHLMKGPDNLVPLHAGLFKFRERQVAVNADVREMFHRIRIKSEDQQCQRILWREGDTSRQPTVYIMEVMMFGPRCSPTCAQYVKNHHANLFKLECPEAVDGLTKRTYVDDYFNSHNSVEEAISVTRDAIRICHTMNFDLVGIQSNSRGLLDQMPKGYVNSKLVSIDPNESDSFFSKVLGMFWHPSTDHFSYKLSDEETMKEMLAEDAVISKRQMLKTIMKIFDPLGIVSLFIIRGRIILQEVWREGYDWDEPVSLHLRSLWLSFINDLKQIENIRIPRRYVMWNPDDCKVSLIVFVDASEKAFAAVAYFRFARNDDVKVAQVMAKAKVAPVKQLSIPRLELQAAVLGVRLAATIQESHTIRIDELLFLSDSKTVLAWINCTSKLPSFVASRVGEILESTSSRQWFHIGSKDNVADDGTKRFEASMGDQNTRWFQGPDFLKLSFKEWPITPCITASNSVRNNSKGTLLLLHVYNRKSYYGAYNLLSARFQARWSSSVRVIAFLLRFKRILQRKKTDREVFVTPSEFRQAEDWLFRKIQEESFSSDITFLRSSGKVGSSSSILSLSPFLDEDGTLRLSSRAQKANSSYSSRNPAILPSRHPLVNLFIDYHHQKNCHMGTATVISDIRESAWIISIRGAVERVRKACFMCKRLKARAAVPLMGQLPKARLAFDSRPFTHVGVDCFGPLLVKFGRGTVKRYGMIFTCLTFRAVQIELLNDLSLDQCTMAVRRFLINRVVTRYFYSDNGLNFVGTKNLLDKDAKEMEVSLCEYSSRQEGVLWRFIPAYSPWMGGAWERLIQSIKRSIDFVLKGLVPREDVLRNALMEAQGQINRRPLTHIPVDPEDPKPLTPNSMLFGEDDRDVTAPGIFSEADFCSKLYSRRCQHLMAQLVRRWYREYLPVITRRSKWFKDTKPVQMGDIVIVIEPNEIRSAWHLGRVIEVYPGPDGVARMADVKLSNGVIKYKRSIGRLAVLDLESSS, encoded by the coding sequence ATGGAGGAAGTTGACCTTCACGATCTTGTTCAGCTCCATTTTACCACCGAGGAGTTTGGTGTCATGCCTCCAAAGGGTGAATTGCGAAGTCGAGAAGTCAGTCGTTCCTTTGATATAATGGAACGGTCATTAAAATTGGTAGACCGGCAATATGAGATCGGCCTTTTGTGGGACTCTGATGACGTAAAACTGTCTGACAGTTACGATGTGGCTTTTAAACGTCTTATTGGGTTGGAGAAGTCCTTAAGGAAGAAGCCTCATCTACTGGAATggcaaaacaattattttcgtGATTTGATCTCTAAGGGTTATGCTAGAATAGCCTCGAAGGAAGACCTGGAGAAGGATTGGCCTCGGGTTTGGTACGCGCCAACCTTTATAATTGTAAATCCAAATAAGTTTCCACCAAAACCCAGATGTGTGGCAGATGTGGCTGCAAAAGTCAATGGTATATCGTTAAATACCCACTTGATGAAGGGCCCAGACAACCTAGTCCCATTACATGCTGGACTTTTCAAATTCAGGGAACGGCAAGTAGCTGTGAACGCCGATGTGCGTGAGATGTTCCACAGAATCCGAATAAAGTCTGAAGACCAGCAGTGCCAACGCATTCTATGGCGGGAAGGAGACACCTCTAGGCAACCGACTGTTTACATCATGGAGGTCATGATGTTTGGCCCTAGATGTTCTCCAACATGCGCGCAGTATGTTAAAAATCACCATGCCAACCTTTTCAAACTTGAGTGCCCAGAAGCCGTGGATGGATTGACTAAACGCACGTACGTCGATGACTATTTCAATAGCCATAACTCAGTTGAAGAAGCTATTTCTGTTACGAGAGATGCTATTCGTATTTGCCACACTATGAATTTTGATCTCGTTGGCATACAATCAAATAGTCGTGGCCTTTTGGACCAGATGCCGAAGGGTTATGTCAATTCTAAGTTGGTAAGCATTGATCCTAACGAAAGCGATAGTTTCTTTTCTAAAGTTCTAGGTATGTTTTGGCATCCATCCACTGATCACTTCTCATACAAACTTTCGGATGAGGAGACAATGAAAGAAATGTTAGCCGAGGATGCTGTTATTTCAAAACGACAGATGCTTAAGACCATAATGAAGATTTTCGATCCTCTGGGTATTGTATCATTGTTCATCATCCGTGGACGGATTATACTTCAAGAAGTATGGAGAGAAGGGTATGATTGGGACGAGCCAGTGTCACTTCATTTGCGAAGCTTGTGGTTGAGCTTTATAAATGATCTAAAGCAAATCGAAAATATCAGAATTCCTCGACGCTACGTAATGTGGAACCCTGACGATTGTAAAGTAAGTCTCATAGTTTTCGTCGATGCGTCAGAAAAGGCTTTTGCCGCAGTGGCCTACTTTCGTTTTGCTCGCAATGATGATGTTAAAGTTGCACAGGTCATGGCGAAGGCCAAAGTTGCACCTGTAAAACAATTATCGATACCTCGTTTGGAGTTACAGGCTGCTGTGCTGGGTGTTCGATTGGCAGCCACCATTCAGGAGTCACATACTATTAGAATTGAcgagttgttgtttttatctGATTCGAAGACTGTGCTTGCATGGATCAATTGCACCAGTAAATTACCCTCCTTCGTTGCATCTCGAGTAGGTGAAATTCTAGAGTCCACTTCTTCGCGTCAGTGGTTTCATATCGGCTCTAAAGATAACGTGGCCGATGATGGGACAAAACGATTTGAGGCATCAATGGGAGATCAAAATACAAGATGGTTCCAAGGTCCAGATTTCCTAAAACTCTCATTCAAGGAATGGCCCATCACACCTTGCATAACTGCGTCCAATTCTGTGAGAAATAATAGTAAAGGCACCTTATTATTGCTCCACGTTTATAATCGAAAAAGTTACTATGGTGCATATAATTTGTTATCCGCCAGATTTCAAGCCAGATGGTCTTCCTCCGTCAGAGTCATTGCATTTTTGCTACGGTTCAAACGAATCCTTCAGAGAAAGAAAACCGATAGAGAAGTTTTTGTTACGCCTAGTGAGTTTCGTCAAGCCGAAGACTGGTTATTTAGGAAGATCCAAGAAGAGTCTTTCTCTAGTGATATCACTTTTCTTAGGTCAAGTGGTAAGGTCGGCTCTTCAAGCTCTATCCTCAGTTTGTCGCCGTTTCTTGACGAGGATGGTACATTACGACTTAGTTCGAGGGCTCAAAAGGCAAATTCTTCGTATTCATCCCGAAATCCAGCAATACTACCCAGCAGACATCCACTGGTCAACTTGTTCATCGATTATCATCATCAAAAGAACTGTCATATGGGAACTGCCACTGTTATTTCTGACATTCGTGAAAGCGCCTGGATAATCAGCATTCGAGGAGCCGTTGAGAGAGTGCGAAAGGCATGTTTTATGTGCAAACGCCTCAAGGCAAGAGCGGCTGTGCCGCTAATGGGGCAGCTTCCCAAAGCTCGCTTAGCCTTTGACTCCAGACCTTTTACTCATGTTGGAGTAGATTGTTTCGGCcctttgttggtaaaatttggtaGAGGTACTGTAAAACGCTACGGTATGATTTTCACCTGCCTTACATTCAGAGCAGTGCAGATAGAGTTGTTGAACGACCTAAGTTTGGACCAATGTACGATGGCTGTTAGACGTTTCCTTATTAACCGAGTTGTCACCAGATATTTCTATAGTGATAACGGTCTTAACTTTGTGGgtacaaaaaatttattggATAAGGATGCTAAAGAGATGGAAGTCTCCCTCTGTGAATATTCGTCAAGGCAGGAGGGTGTTTTATGGCGCTTTATCCCGGCCTATTCTCCATGGATGGGCGGGGCTTGGGAACGTCTTATCCAGTCTATCAAAAGGAGCATCGATTTCGTCCTTAAAGGTCTCGTTCCTAGAGAAGATGTTTTGCGAAACGCCCTCATGGAGGCTCAGGGCCAGATAAACCGACGCCCGCTAACACACATTCCGGTTGATCCTGAAGACCCGAAACCTCTTACTCCGAACTCTATGCTCTTCGGGGAAGATGATCGAGACGTTACGGCCCCTGGAATATTCTCGGAAGCAGATTTTTGCAGCAAACTTTATAGTCGCCGATGCCAGCACTTGATGGCTCAGCTAGTAAGGCGCTGGTACCGCGAATATCTGCCTGTTATCACCAGACGGTCAAAGTGGTTTAAAGACACGAAACCGGTTCAGATGGGAGACATCGTAATCGTAATCGAACCCAACGAAATACGTTCAGCCTGGCATTTAGGTCGTGTCATTGAGGTTTATCCGGGACCAGATGGAGTTGCACGAATGGCTGACGTGAAACTATCTAACGGAGTTATAAAATATAAGCGTTCTATTGGGAGACTCGCTGTGTTGGACTTGGAGTCTTCATCCTAG